Sequence from the Candidatus Rokuibacteriota bacterium genome:
AGGTACACGCCGATGGCTGGCGCGTGCGGAGCCCAGTCGTGGGGCGTGCTGGGCCCTACCAGATGATCTTCCCGAGCCGCCGCCAGCGGAGCCACCCGTCCTCTCCGTTCCAGGACCAGTAGATCAGGAATGCCTTGCCGCGGATGTGCTCGCGCTTGAGGCATCCCCAGTACCGGCTGTCCTGGCTGTTGTCGCGGTTGTCGCCCATGACGAAGTAGTGGCCGCGCGGGATCACGATGGGTCCGAACTGATCCGGCTGCCTCTCGGCCGCGTTGGCGGCCTGCGCCAGGCACGGCTCCCCGGACCCGCGGTCGGCGAGATAGCGGGGCGGGGTGAACGCGCCGGTCCCGGGCTTCACGTATGGCTCCGCCGCGGGCCCGCCGTTGATGATGATCTGGTTGCCGCGGATGACCAGCTCGTCCCCCGGCACCGCGGCGATGCGCTTGATGAAGTCACGCTTCTCGTCGAGCGGGTACTTGAAGACCACGATGTCGCCGCGGTGGGGCTGGCGGAGCCCCGGCAGGTGCCACCCGGTGAAGGGGACCTCGGCGCCGTAGAGGAACTTGTTGACCAGGATGTAGTCGCCCACCTGGAGCGTGTCCATCATGGACCCGGAGGGGATCGTGAACGCCTGGACGACGAGGGTCCGGATCACCAGGGCGAGGAGGATGGCGATCCCGATGGCCTCGACGTACTCGCGGAC
This genomic interval carries:
- the lepB gene encoding signal peptidase I — encoded protein: MATPQVPRAVEAEKKRKKSLVREYVEAIGIAILLALVIRTLVVQAFTIPSGSMMDTLQVGDYILVNKFLYGAEVPFTGWHLPGLRQPHRGDIVVFKYPLDEKRDFIKRIAAVPGDELVIRGNQIIINGGPAAEPYVKPGTGAFTPPRYLADRGSGEPCLAQAANAAERQPDQFGPIVIPRGHYFVMGDNRDNSQDSRYWGCLKREHIRGKAFLIYWSWNGEDGWLRWRRLGKIIW